TGCTGCCCATTTGTCCTATTGCTATGTCCCTAGTTCCTGACAGACAGTTCTATGCGCCACTGTACCCCAGCACTGCTACACATTAGCACAAATGTACATACTGAATCCCCACACAACAAGGTAACATCAGCTAGGGCGTACATTCAAAACAAACACGGCTGTTCCAAACTTAAGGTTAAAGAAACAAGAGTACTAGTCTATTGTATTATTTCTCCATGGTGACAGCTGAACATTATGAGTTGCTGTGTATTAAAACACTGCACTACAGTGAGTGTTTgggtattatgtgtgtgtgtgtgcgcgtgcaacGTCATCCGAGCATATTCTGTCAGTGCTACATCACGTTAACTTTTAGCACAATGTAGCCGAGACTGTTGTTTCGTTTTAGGGGCGAGGACCTCTGGGAGACAGAGGACTCCTGGACGTGGCAGCTTACAGGAAAGCGAATCAGGGTTGACCTTTGACCCCCAGTGTCAGCCTCACATCTGCCCAAAGAAGATGGAGCAGAGCAGGAAGATGGCATAGAGGAATATCAGCCCCAGGCCCAGCCGGCGGTCCAGCTTCCAGTGGTTCAGATGAACACTCATcacctggagggggaggaggtgagaaggGGCAgaaagggaggtggagagagagaacgggatgggcagatggagagggGTTCAGTGGAAAGGGAACGGGGGGTGCAAGAGGTAAAAAGGAATAGCTTTGCTATGACTGGATGGTTGGTGGAACCGCACAATTAAACGTGTCTCGAACCGAAACAGTAAATGGACCAAAACCCTTCTCCAGAAAGACTGTACTAATCTTGCCCTGCCTTCCGCCACCCTGCTTATGGTCCATAACAAATGTATTGTAAAAAGTGCAATACCAATAAAACTATAATCgccctgtgtgtttgtggtccATAACAAAAGACTTGTAAAAAGTGAAACGGCAATAAAATTGTAATATGTATACAGCAAGGCCTGTTACGTGTTTGAATGACGCTCAGAACCAGATGTGTAGCACAACAGTCACTCATGGTGAACTCCATTGTGGCACGATACATGcatgcaggcacgcacacacacacttactgtgaGGAAGACAGAGGCCAGCAGCAGGACAACAGAATACACCAGGCCCTTGTTGTTAATGTAGACCTGtgaggaagaagagggtgagGGGGTCAGATGCTGGGCTTATATTTGATCTCACGTGGCTCTTATGTATTAACAGGCATGTGTGAAttggatttttttgttttgtttgttgcatatcccaactctcctTGAGACACCCTCGTGAGAGAGTGGGGTCGcggccagggtctgccattatcaacgGCAACCCTGAGAGCaatttagggttaagtgccttgctcaaggacaaaTGGACAgattttcagttactggcccaacgctttaacctgctaggctacctgtcgcctgAATAATATGCTGATGGTTGTTAAATGTACATAGGGATAGTTGTAATAAATAAGTGCCCACCGACGATCCGTTGTCTACCACCAGAGTGCGCAGAGCCCAGGGGAAACCCAGCCCCAACAGGATGTCAAAGATATTACTGCCAATGGAGTTAGACACAGCCATGTCCCCCATacctgaggagagagggagagtaaagtCAAACTGACACAGTCTACGCTACACCACCAGGACGTTGAAAGGCTGGTCAGGAGTCAGGAgtctgaggagagagggtgacggGTACCTTGCCGAGCTACAATGAGGCTGGCCATGCAGTCTGGCACGCTGGTGCCCGCTGCCAGGAAGGTGATACCCATGATGTAGTCTGGGATGTCTAGTGTGTAGCTGACGATGGTGACCTGGTGGGGACACACAGCTAGTTcagagacaccacacacacacacacacactcaccttctTAAAGCTGCAACATGTCACTTTTTTGGGGCGACCCGACCAAATGCACAAAGAAATGTGGGTTATAGATATGCCAGTCACACTGAACGCAGgtctaagaagctgtagatctgttctatgtgcgctatttctatgcttcccgttcttaagatTTGTTTTTGCGtgttttactttcggttttgtacaccagcttcaaacagctgaaaatacaatatcttTGGTGAtggaaaatacatttcacagcggtttagatggtagaactgttctacctgcggctatggaatcctgacctgttcaccggacgtgctacctgtcccagaccagtggtagagatactcttaatgatcggctatgaaaagccaactgacatttactcttgaggtgctgacttgctgcaccctcgacaactactgtgattattattatttgaccatgttggtcatttatgaacatttgaacatcttggccatgttctgttataatctccacccggcacagtcagaagaagactggccacacctcatagcctggttcctctctaggtttataatctccacccggcacagccagaagaggactggccacccctcatagcctggttcctctctaggtttataatctccacccggcacagccagaagaggactggccacccctcatagcctggttcctctctaagtttcttcctaggttttggcctttccaggcagtttttcctagccactgtgcttctacacctgcattgcttgctgtttggggttttaggctgggtttctgtactttgagatatcagctgatgtacgaagggctatataaatacatttgatttgatttacaatgattctctacactatacttgcttattTTGTCACAAACGGAAATTAGGCTaaatattagaattttagcaaccaggaaaaggaggagcgatttctgcatcTTTAAATGCCATCCTATCACTTCTGGAAGGCAACAGACATTACAACGTTGTAGAAAGCCTGGCTTAGCAGTTCCGATATGGCCTTTACGGCTCTGCTGTTAGTCCTTACCATCCACACCATGAGGTAGGAGAAGATGGCTATCCACAGGGTGGAGGCCACGAAGGTGACCATGAACCAGCGGTGCCAGCGGGGGAACACACAGTTAGGCACAGTGCAGTACAGCAGCAGGCCCAGGGGCCACGAGATCAGCCACTTGACCCGTGCACAGCAAccatctgccacacacacacaataacaagaATATACCAGAGTTGACATGCAGTGTTTCCCTCGAATGCAATTTCAGCGAAAATTGCCTTTAAAAGGTCAAGTGCAGTGCGATGTTTGTacagtgtgttttttttaaaatcccGACCTCAGTCAGGCACATAGCACATGGCAAGAAAAAAAACATCCTCACCTGGCCAGTGCAGAGGCCTGAACGgcccatcatcatcctcctcttcctcagcctGACAACCCTCCGCCCCTGGCTTCTCCCCTGCGTCCCCTAGCCCTGCCCCCTCGGGGGTCTGTCTCTCCACACTGCCCCCATTCTCCAGACCTCCAGAACCCTTCAGAGGGGTGCCCCCTGCCCCTGCGCTGGTCTCTCCATCCAGCTGGCTGTTGGGACTCCTGATcaacctctgtctctgtgtgggagAAAATAAATGAGTGCCTCATAGTGACTAAAGTTGCTGATGTTCCTCCAACCTGAGTCAACTACCTCACTGATGAGCATGCGGCCCGCCATTCTGAGCCTGGTGCGAGGGGAGAAGTGGGGGGTAATCATGATGCGCAGGCCAGCCTCGGAAAAGGACAACTGGTGGGGGTTGAGGATGAGGAGTTCGTCCACCATCATCACCGGAGGAAACTCCTGACCCTGGGGTTGGCCTGCAGGATGAGAGAGTGATAGAAATAGGGGTAACACTTTACCTAAAGCCGGCAGGcaggtataatgcattatgatgcgGTTCTAATTAACTGTGAGACATTTTGATgagctaaaaaaataaataatctacgaatgaatgaatgaatgaatgaatgcaggcaggcaggcctgtAATGAGCTCCAGACAGACCTTTCCTGAGCAGCACCATGTTGGTGTTGCAGGTGGGTCTGTCCTCTGCCATCTCCTCATCTCGGTGTCCCTCACTAGCCAGGCAACACTGACCCGGACCACCAAAACAACGAGTCACACACCCCAAGAGCTGGGAGTTGAACCTGAAACCACAAAACAGCTTTCACATGAGGAACACAAGCACAATCAGACACTGCTGTACATGCTCTGTGGATTGAGGACTCCTGTGAGATGGGGCTAAGCAGAATACTCACTTCATGATAACAATGTAAACTCCATACATAGTCATCAGAAGCACGGCCTCCCACCTACAATCAGAGAAATACGCCGGTCAACTACCACCTAAAACCACTAAACTGCTATTTTACTGTACTTTTACAATTCTGACATAAGTAACATTGAGACTGTTGTCACGAAAGTAAATGATGTGTAGGTTCATTCAAATAATTGGGATAGAACTCACCAGACAACTTTTGCATCAAAGATAACCTACAAAGAGAAAGCTAACGACTTAAACTAGTCACTGCGGCTTGCAGTTTATTCAGCACTGTAATCGTAGAACACAAGTAAGTGACTGTATTTAAAAGCATGTGATTGTATGGTcttcatttcccctcctctctcctttgtctgcCTCACCAGGATGAGAGCCAGCACAGAGAAGATGTAGTAGGTGGAGTCCCTGAACAGAGACCACCACGTTAGAACCACCGTctgcagaggggagacagagagagagagtaagagagatacACTACTAATAGACAAGCAACACATAGCTGCCTCCTCATGTTCACTCAGCCAGTGTGTGTATAGGGAAACATGTTTCCATGTACTCATGAGGTCTTCAGCCATAGCCACACTGTTAAGGCCATAAAGGTGTGTAGTGCCAGAGGTCTATACCTGGCCCGCAAAGATGCCACACACACCAATGATGACCAGGATGTTGAAGACCGCTGAGCCCACGATGGTGCCGACCCCCACGTCTCCTTTAGTGATAAACACACCTGCACGAGATAAGAGAGTTGTAGTGACAATTCCATTTTAGAGGATGAAACTAATGGCTATGTCAATTGCCTTCCTATACCTTCGATGTAGACTTAAAGACTATTCATATTGACTCTGCTGACATCTGATGGATATTTGTGGCATTACATGATACGCAAACAAGGTCATTGGGATGGATTGCAAGATCCATAGTAAGATGGTGAAAGACGTGCGTCATATGTATCAGTCAGTGTTGGGCATATGTATAGCGTTCACCGACCCAATTTATTGGCCACTGCTAACACTACTGTTTTAAGAGAAGAGAAATACAGAGGGATTAAGAACTGACCAATGAGAGAGGTGAAGAGCTCTGGGGCTGAGCTTCCTGCAGCCATGAAGGTTGCTCCTGCCACATCCTCACTGAGCTGCAGGTTCTGAGAGGGCCAGAGCAAAGTGGGAACCTTCTCACACAATCATAATACATGATCAAGAAGCACTACGTCTTTGTAGAAAAACGTTTATATTTGGAATGACTCAACTAATAGAGTGTTAAAAAGCAGCATATGGTGCCACCGTCTTCCTGTATTCAAAGTGAAATTGGTGCTGTTGGTTCTCTCACCTCTGATATCTTCTCCAGGGAAGGAACAAAGTAGTCATCACAGACAATAGCAAGAGCGTAGAACATGTAGATAGCCTAAGAGGTACAGTGAGAGACGACAACAGAGACACGGTCCGTAAAGGATTTGATAAGGAAGTGTTTAAGTAATTCAGAGGCCATTCGGGCAGGAAGGACATTAATACGAGAGTGTGGTCGGCGGATCAATTCTATTATGAAGTCCCGTCGCATCTGAACAGGCGGCATTGCACGAAGAATGTGGCTGCAAAACTGCGGAATCAGGGTATCGCGGATGTTTTTGTGAGGTGTTGTTAAACAGGAATGTTTTCTGCTGGGCGCGTGACAGGACACTCACACACAGCACATGTAACAGCACTGCTCCTCTTTTCAGCTCCTCCTTGGTAAATATATCTTCTGGAAACTCATGGatggctgagggagagagagaacagtaaaaCATCACAGTTAGACACAGGTcttacctctggagagagagagagagagaggggggggagagagagagagagagagagagagagagagagagagagagggggggagagagaggggagagagagagagagagagagagagagagagagagagagagagagggagagagagatggagagagagagatggagagatggaaaaggATATTCAACAACAGCAGAGAGGGAAGAAAATCAGAGTCTTGCACTACTGCTGCCCAACGATCAGAACTAGAAAAGTAGAGCACAAACATCAAACTGCCACAATGGTTGGACACAAGCAGTCGATCACTAGGCAACAAACAGACGCTATATTTCTCACACTGGGAGGAATACCATTCCTTTCCTGTCTCATCTCATCATCCTCTGTAAAGGACAGGTGCAAAACACAgaattggtatatatatatagatatataactGAAGGAGGCACCTTGAGGGTTTTTCAGATCCCCCCCCCCATTTGACTCCCATAAATCTCACTTCTCCGACTGACACACCACAGCTTAATAACTATGATCTCCTATTGAACTGCTTCCTCCAAGCAGCCACACACCTGCACAGGCTAGCAGATTCTAGACCCCTGGgccgggtagagagagaggggcagaggagcagagcactgaggaggaggaggtgtggaacAGCTGCTTCCTGCTCCTCCCGTCCTCAGGTGTGAATGAGCTTGTTAATGAGAGCCCAGCTTCCCCTCGTTTCCCCCCGGCgtgatgagaagaggagaggaggctgcagCCTGGAGAGCACAATTGCAGCGCTGCTAAATCAGTACTCAGACGCAGGGGAAAATGAACTTTAACGACTGGGGAGCTCAACCCTATTAATAGCGCTGTTGCTCTGAAGCAGCGCTGGGAAGCCTACACAGTCAGTCCCACAATGCAGACTGTCTGACGCCGCACAACACATGCTGCACGACTTATTCCACACCACACGCGCTTTCTATAATGCACATTTTACACATTACGTGGTGGACGACACACGCTACCAAACACAGGCTTCATGACACTTTCCACACAACACAGTACGCACACTGCATGCCATGTCCTGCGCTGTAAACCTACAGCAGCATTCTGAACCGTCTCCCTGCGGATTAAGAGAGCACGCCTCCCATGTGATCAAGGATATTCGATTTTGACCCTTGAATCTGTAGTGTGAACCGGAGAGGACAGGGGGCCATATGGTCTACTCTAGATGGCTGGAAGTTGACAGTATGCTTGGCCATGCCCTTCTATACTGTGTAATCAACATCCTGAATCTGAGACTTAGAGGGTGAGGGTCGCTGTCTCTGGTCGTTTAATATTCCCGCCTCCCAGAGAACTGTGGAGACTGTGGAGAAAGGAGATTATTTAATTTCTGGACAGCTGTTGCAGGACCTGTTCCCGAAACCATCTCAGTGTAGCATGTCAATTTTCTGTCAGATTATCATAAGAAAGAGTGAGGCAGAATCTCACTAAAGAAGGTGGGTAGACATCTGCATCCTATCAGGGTCAGGACACCTGCGCTCTAGATGTGGTAGTTCTATTATTTCCTGTTTTCGTTATCCTATAGCTGGGATCTGGAAAGCAGGCCAGATCCGGAATCTGCACCAGGTCCCCAAGATATTTAGCCCCAATACAAAATGCCCCAGTTTCTATGTACAGTGCCTACAGAAAgcattcacatcccttgacttttccgcatgaatttcaaatggattaaatttagattttgtgtcactggcctacacacaatacccaatcatgtcaaagtggaattatgtttttagaaatgtttacaaatgaatagaaaatgaaaatctgaaatgtcttgagtcaataactattcatccctgttgttatggcaagcctgaataagttcctgaataagttcaggagtaaaaatgtgcttaacaagtcacataataagttgcatggcctcactctgtgtgcaataatagtgttaaatatgatttttgaatgagtacctcatctctgtaccacacacattacagataattgtaaggtcccgcagtcgagcagtgaatttcaaacagattcaaccacaaagaccagggaggttttccaatgcctcgcaaagaagggcacaaaTTGGTAGATTTTGAATACCTctatgagcatggtgaagttattaattacactttggatggtgtatcaatacacccagtcactacaaagatacaggcgtccttcctaactcagctgccagagaggaaggaaaacacccagggatttccccatgaggccaatggtgactttaaaacagttacagagtttaatggctgtgataggagaacaacATTGTCGtttttccaaaacatgcatcctgtttgcaacaaggcactaaagtaaaactgcaaaaaaatgtggcaaagaaattacatTTATGTCCTTAATACAAAGTgttgtttgggacaaatccaacaaaacacatcactgagtaccactcttcatattttcaagcatggttgtggctgcatcatgttactgGTATGCTTGTCATCCACAAGGACTAGggagattttttttcttttttagagaagcacaggcaaaaacctggttcaggtctgctttccaccagacaatgggagacctaaaatctatggcaaaaaaACTTGAGTTtgaataatttaaaaaagaatagtGTGCAAATATtctacaatccaggtgtgcgtagctcttagagacttacccagaaagactagcAGTTGTAACCACTACCATAGGTGActgtaacatgtattgactcaggggtgtgaatactttgaaaagagatatttttgtatttgcaaatttttctaaaaacatgttttcactttgtcattatggggtattgagtataggtgtaggtgtgtgagaaaaaaatacactgctcaaaaaaataaagggaacacttaaacaacacaatgtaactccaagtcaatcacacttctgtgaaatgaaactgtccacttaggaagcaacactgattgaaaataaatttcacatgcggttgtgcaaatggaatagacaacaggtggaaattataggcatttagcaagacgcccccaataaaggagtggttctgcaggtggtgaccagaccacttctcagttcctatgcttcctggctgatgttttggtcacttttgaatgctggcggtgctttcactctagtggtagcatgagacggagtctacaacccacacaagtggctcaggtagtgcagctcatccaggatggcacatcaatgcgagctgtggcaagaaggtttgctgtgtctgtcagcgtagtgtccagagcatggaggcgctaccaggagacaggccagtacatcaggagacgtggaggaggccataggagggcaacaacccagcagcaggaccgctacctccacctttgtgcaaggaggagcaggaggagcactgccagagccctgcaaaatgacctccagcaggccacaaatgtgcatgtgtatgCTCAAACGGTcaaaaacagactccatgagggtggtatgagggcctgacgtccacaggtgggggttgtgcttacagcccaacaccgtgcaggacatttggcatttgccagagaataccaagattggcaaattcgcaaactggcgccctgtgctcttcacagatgaaagcaggttcacactgagcacgtgacagacgtgacagagtctggagacgccgtggagaacgttctgctgcctgcaacatcctccagcatgaccggtttggcggtgggtcagtcatggtgtggggtggcatttctttggggggccgcacagccctccatgtgagGTAGCCTgattgccattaggtaccgagatgagatcctcagaccccttgtgagaccatatgctggtgcggttggccctgggttcctcctaatgcaagacaatgctagacctcatgtggctggagtgtgtcagcagttcctgcaagaggaaggcattgatgctatggac
Above is a window of Oncorhynchus tshawytscha isolate Ot180627B linkage group LG30, Otsh_v2.0, whole genome shotgun sequence DNA encoding:
- the LOC112228841 gene encoding sodium/potassium/calcium exchanger 3 isoform X2, whose translation is MQEEWTEDNQTLDLSRPAIHEFPEDIFTKEELKRGAVLLHVLCAIYMFYALAIVCDDYFVPSLEKISENLQLSEDVAGATFMAAGSSAPELFTSLIGVFITKGDVGVGTIVGSAVFNILVIIGVCGIFAGQTVVLTWWSLFRDSTYYIFSVLALILVIFDAKVVWWEAVLLMTMYGVYIVIMKFNSQLLGCVTRCFGGPGQCCLASEGHRDEEMAEDRPTCNTNMVLLRKGQPQGQEFPPVMMVDELLILNPHQLSFSEAGLRIMITPHFSPRTRLRMAGRMLISERQRLIRSPNSQLDGETSAGAGGTPLKGSGGLENGGSVERQTPEGAGLGDAGEKPGAEGCQAEEEEDDDGPFRPLHWPDGCCARVKWLISWPLGLLLYCTVPNCVFPRWHRWFMVTFVASTLWIAIFSYLMVWMVTIVSYTLDIPDYIMGITFLAAGTSVPDCMASLIVARQGMGDMAVSNSIGSNIFDILLGLGFPWALRTLVVDNGSSVYINNKGLVYSVVLLLASVFLTVMSVHLNHWKLDRRLGLGLIFLYAIFLLCSIFFGQM
- the LOC112228841 gene encoding sodium/potassium/calcium exchanger 3 isoform X1 — encoded protein: MKTAVQTGRPRPFQRFCCCGVGLLAVIWLSQFAHVIEPESSGSHSGEDGVPVRSRRRLMQEEWTEDNQTLDLSRPAIHEFPEDIFTKEELKRGAVLLHVLCAIYMFYALAIVCDDYFVPSLEKISENLQLSEDVAGATFMAAGSSAPELFTSLIGVFITKGDVGVGTIVGSAVFNILVIIGVCGIFAGQTVVLTWWSLFRDSTYYIFSVLALILVIFDAKVVWWEAVLLMTMYGVYIVIMKFNSQLLGCVTRCFGGPGQCCLASEGHRDEEMAEDRPTCNTNMVLLRKGQPQGQEFPPVMMVDELLILNPHQLSFSEAGLRIMITPHFSPRTRLRMAGRMLISERQRLIRSPNSQLDGETSAGAGGTPLKGSGGLENGGSVERQTPEGAGLGDAGEKPGAEGCQAEEEEDDDGPFRPLHWPDGCCARVKWLISWPLGLLLYCTVPNCVFPRWHRWFMVTFVASTLWIAIFSYLMVWMVTIVSYTLDIPDYIMGITFLAAGTSVPDCMASLIVARQGMGDMAVSNSIGSNIFDILLGLGFPWALRTLVVDNGSSVYINNKGLVYSVVLLLASVFLTVMSVHLNHWKLDRRLGLGLIFLYAIFLLCSIFFGQM
- the LOC112228841 gene encoding sodium/potassium/calcium exchanger 3 isoform X3, with the protein product MFYALAIVCDDYFVPSLEKISENLQLSEDVAGATFMAAGSSAPELFTSLIGVFITKGDVGVGTIVGSAVFNILVIIGVCGIFAGQTVVLTWWSLFRDSTYYIFSVLALILVIFDAKVVWWEAVLLMTMYGVYIVIMKFNSQLLGCVTRCFGGPGQCCLASEGHRDEEMAEDRPTCNTNMVLLRKGQPQGQEFPPVMMVDELLILNPHQLSFSEAGLRIMITPHFSPRTRLRMAGRMLISERQRLIRSPNSQLDGETSAGAGGTPLKGSGGLENGGSVERQTPEGAGLGDAGEKPGAEGCQAEEEEDDDGPFRPLHWPDGCCARVKWLISWPLGLLLYCTVPNCVFPRWHRWFMVTFVASTLWIAIFSYLMVWMVTIVSYTLDIPDYIMGITFLAAGTSVPDCMASLIVARQGMGDMAVSNSIGSNIFDILLGLGFPWALRTLVVDNGSSVYINNKGLVYSVVLLLASVFLTVMSVHLNHWKLDRRLGLGLIFLYAIFLLCSIFFGQM